A window of the Pseudomonas sp. B21_DOA genome harbors these coding sequences:
- the fabG gene encoding 3-oxoacyl-ACP reductase FabG codes for MTESVLVTGSSRGIGRAIALRLAQAGHDIVLHCRSGMTEAQAVQAEIEALGRRARILQFDVADREACRSILEGDVENHGAYYGVVLNAGLTRDGAFPALSDDDWDVVLRTNLDGFYNVLHPVMMPMIRRRAAGRIVCITSVSSLIGNRGQVNYSASKAGVIGAAKALAIELGKRKITVNCVAPGLIDTAMLDENVPVEELMKMIPAQRMGTPEEVAAAVNFLMSAEASYITRQVLAVNGGLC; via the coding sequence ATGACTGAATCCGTACTGGTCACCGGCTCCAGCCGTGGCATCGGCCGCGCCATTGCCTTGCGTCTGGCGCAGGCGGGGCATGACATCGTCCTGCATTGCCGCAGCGGCATGACCGAAGCCCAAGCGGTGCAGGCCGAAATCGAAGCACTGGGTCGCCGTGCGCGCATCCTGCAATTCGACGTCGCCGACCGCGAAGCCTGCAGAAGCATTCTCGAGGGCGACGTCGAAAACCACGGCGCCTATTACGGCGTAGTGCTCAACGCCGGGCTGACCCGCGACGGCGCGTTTCCAGCGCTGAGCGATGACGATTGGGACGTGGTCCTGCGCACCAATCTCGACGGTTTCTACAACGTTCTGCACCCGGTGATGATGCCGATGATCCGTCGTCGCGCCGCCGGACGCATCGTCTGCATCACCTCGGTGTCGAGCCTGATCGGCAACCGTGGGCAAGTCAATTACAGCGCCTCGAAGGCCGGCGTGATCGGTGCGGCAAAGGCGTTGGCGATCGAGTTGGGCAAGCGCAAAATCACCGTTAACTGCGTCGCCCCTGGCCTGATCGACACGGCCATGCTCGACGAAAACGTGCCGGTGGAGGAACTGATGAAAATGATCCCCGCGCAGCGCATGGGCACCCCGGAAGAAGTGGCCGCTGCGGTGAATTTCCTGATGTCGGCGGAAGCCTCGTACATCACCCGCCAGGTGCTGGCGGTCAACGGAGGCCTGTGCTGA
- a CDS encoding excinuclease → MHFKKFAAVTLLLCALPAVSQARDTAVYLPFDKAVAEATRSGKIDGSVKFYLAGNTPAGKVTVVSPGAVTNKKTNAFNKSDEVACEWVAQSAIISLHQAAKNAGANAVTNIVSFYKSNERKDTQTYECHAGAIMAGVALKGDLAKVQ, encoded by the coding sequence ATGCACTTCAAGAAATTTGCCGCCGTCACCCTGCTGCTCTGCGCTTTGCCAGCGGTCAGCCAGGCCCGCGACACGGCGGTCTACCTGCCATTCGACAAAGCCGTCGCCGAAGCCACCCGCTCGGGCAAGATTGATGGCAGCGTGAAATTCTATCTGGCCGGCAACACCCCGGCCGGTAAAGTCACCGTGGTCAGCCCCGGCGCCGTGACCAACAAGAAAACCAACGCTTTCAATAAATCTGACGAAGTTGCCTGCGAGTGGGTCGCCCAGTCGGCAATCATCAGCCTGCACCAGGCCGCGAAAAACGCCGGCGCCAATGCCGTGACCAACATCGTCAGCTTCTACAAGAGCAACGAGCGCAAGGACACGCAAACCTACGAATGCCATGCCGGCGCGATCATGGCGGGCGTTGCATTGAAGGGCGATCTGGCGAAGGTTCAGTAA
- a CDS encoding MFS transporter: MRAELQEIYIEKGTPAFMRTVLALFCGGFATFALLYCVQPMMPLLSHEYGINAAQSSLILSVATGMLAFGLLITGPISDRIGRKPVMVAALFAAALCTIASSMMPSWHGVLIMRALIGLSLSGLAAVAMTYLSEEIHPQHIGLAMGLYIGGNAIGGMSGRLITGVLIDFVSWHTAMLVIGGLALVAAAVFWKILPESRNFRARSLHPRSLLDGFTMHFRDAGLPLLFLEAFVLMGAFVTLFNYIGYRLLAAPYNLDQVYVGLLSVVYLSGIYSSAKIGSLADKLGRRKVLWATIALMFAGLALTMFTSLLLVIVGMLVFTFGFFAAHSVASSWIGRRALTAKGQASSLYLFSYYAGSSIAGTAGGVFWHLGGWNGIGLFIGALLLIALLVALKLAKLPPLQGVKA, encoded by the coding sequence GTGCGCGCCGAGCTGCAGGAGATCTACATCGAAAAAGGCACGCCGGCGTTCATGCGCACGGTGCTGGCGCTATTCTGTGGCGGCTTTGCGACGTTCGCGCTGCTCTATTGCGTGCAACCGATGATGCCGCTGCTGTCCCACGAATACGGGATCAACGCGGCGCAGAGCAGTCTCATCCTCTCGGTGGCGACCGGCATGTTGGCCTTCGGTCTGCTGATCACCGGGCCGATTTCCGACCGCATCGGACGTAAGCCGGTGATGGTCGCCGCATTGTTCGCTGCCGCGTTGTGCACCATCGCCAGTTCGATGATGCCGAGCTGGCACGGCGTATTGATCATGCGCGCGCTGATCGGCCTGTCGTTGAGCGGGCTCGCAGCGGTGGCGATGACCTATCTGAGCGAAGAAATCCATCCACAACACATCGGTCTGGCGATGGGTTTGTACATTGGCGGCAACGCGATCGGCGGCATGAGCGGACGCTTGATCACCGGCGTGCTGATCGACTTCGTCAGCTGGCACACGGCGATGCTGGTGATCGGCGGTCTGGCGCTGGTCGCAGCGGCGGTGTTCTGGAAGATACTCCCGGAATCGCGCAACTTCCGCGCTCGCTCGCTGCACCCGCGCAGCCTGCTCGACGGCTTCACCATGCACTTTCGCGACGCCGGCCTGCCGCTGCTGTTTCTTGAAGCGTTTGTGCTGATGGGCGCGTTTGTCACGCTGTTCAACTACATTGGCTATCGCTTGCTGGCAGCGCCTTACAACCTGGATCAGGTGTATGTCGGATTGCTCTCGGTGGTCTACCTGTCGGGGATCTACAGCTCGGCGAAAATCGGTTCTTTGGCAGACAAGCTGGGGCGACGCAAAGTGCTCTGGGCGACGATTGCGCTGATGTTCGCCGGACTGGCACTGACCATGTTTACCTCGTTGTTGCTGGTGATCGTCGGCATGCTGGTGTTCACCTTCGGCTTCTTTGCCGCGCACTCGGTGGCGAGCAGCTGGATCGGTCGGCGCGCGTTGACGGCCAAGGGTCAGGCGTCGTCGCTGTATCTGTTCAGTTATTACGCCGGATCGAGCATTGCCGGCACAGCGGGCGGGGTGTTCTGGCATTTGGGCGGGTGGAACGGGATCGGGTTGTTTATTGGTGCATTGTTGCTGATTGCCCTGCTGGTGGCGTTGAAGCTGGCGAAGTTGCCGCCGTTGCAGGGCGTCAAAGCCTGA
- a CDS encoding hotdog family protein, with amino-acid sequence MSHWPLAELLPHAGDMILIDAIERFDDEQIFTRLTVKPDGLFNLPDGSLPAWVGVELMAQSVAAFAGCHARQKGNPVELGFLLGTRKFECNVEAFAAGSELSIHGLRSLEDDNGMGVFECHIHGDGIHASARLNVFRPPEANQYLQQTKESHDD; translated from the coding sequence CTCGCCGAACTGCTGCCGCATGCCGGCGACATGATCCTGATTGACGCCATCGAGCGCTTCGATGACGAGCAGATTTTCACCCGCCTCACGGTCAAGCCCGACGGCCTGTTCAACCTGCCCGACGGCAGCCTGCCGGCGTGGGTCGGCGTCGAGCTGATGGCGCAGAGCGTCGCCGCTTTCGCGGGTTGCCACGCCCGGCAAAAAGGCAATCCGGTGGAGCTGGGCTTTCTCCTCGGCACGCGTAAATTCGAGTGCAACGTCGAAGCCTTTGCGGCCGGCAGCGAGCTGAGCATCCATGGCCTGCGCTCACTGGAAGACGACAACGGCATGGGCGTGTTCGAATGCCATATCCACGGCGACGGCATACATGCCAGCGCTCGGCTCAACGTTTTCCGTCCACCCGAAGCCAACCAATATCTGCAACAGACAAAGGAGTCGCACGATGACTGA
- a CDS encoding AAA family ATPase: protein MTSLHADEAFLGHFQLSHDPFAPRVPGFKFFPAQRKPVLGQLHHLARYSQLLLVVTGPQGSGKTLLRQALVASTNKQSVQSVVVSARGAGDAAGVLRQVAQALDVAQAEVGAILEQVVQLGLTGQEVYLLVDDAEQLDESALEALMALGAGTPEGRPHVFLFGESSLIAQLEALQLEEERFHVIELQPYTEEETREYLDQRLEGAGRGVELFTADQISDIHESSEGWPGNINQVARDALIEVMIASRSAVKRPSMGFNMPKKHVLAISAVVVVAVAAAWLMPGRSKAPTTGAPANEQAQLPLGQGAANGANPSVEFAGNTQPMPLPLVGNSQPVMRGPLAEAAGGITEGDDGVPLEGSSDTPPTVTTSAPPAGVPAGPAPTPVPTPAAKPAPTPAPTQIATAKPAPATPAPAAKPAPAPAKPADKPVTVAKAAGGSWYAGQPTSNYVVQILGTSSETAAQNFVKEQGGEYRYFKKVLNGKPLYVITYGNFANRDAAVSAIKALPAKVQAGKPWPRTVASVQQELATTR from the coding sequence ATGACTAGTTTGCATGCCGACGAGGCGTTTCTCGGCCATTTCCAGTTAAGTCACGACCCGTTCGCGCCACGGGTGCCGGGCTTCAAATTCTTCCCGGCCCAGCGCAAGCCGGTGCTGGGTCAACTGCATCATCTGGCGCGTTACAGCCAGTTGCTGCTGGTTGTCACCGGTCCGCAGGGCAGCGGCAAGACCCTGCTGCGCCAGGCGCTGGTGGCCAGCACCAATAAACAATCGGTGCAGAGCGTGGTGGTTTCTGCCCGTGGCGCCGGGGATGCGGCCGGCGTGCTGCGCCAGGTGGCGCAAGCGCTGGATGTCGCGCAGGCCGAAGTCGGCGCGATTCTCGAGCAGGTGGTGCAACTCGGTCTGACCGGGCAGGAAGTCTATCTGCTGGTGGACGATGCCGAGCAGCTCGACGAGTCGGCGCTGGAAGCGTTGATGGCGCTGGGCGCCGGCACGCCGGAAGGTCGTCCGCATGTGTTCCTGTTCGGCGAGTCGTCGCTGATCGCTCAGCTCGAGGCGTTGCAGCTCGAAGAGGAGCGTTTCCACGTCATCGAATTGCAGCCGTACACCGAAGAAGAGACCCGCGAATATCTCGACCAGCGGCTGGAAGGCGCGGGCCGGGGTGTCGAACTTTTCACCGCAGATCAGATCTCTGATATTCACGAAAGCTCCGAGGGCTGGCCGGGCAACATCAACCAGGTCGCTCGCGATGCTCTGATCGAAGTCATGATTGCCAGCCGCTCCGCGGTCAAGCGTCCAAGTATGGGGTTCAACATGCCGAAGAAACACGTATTGGCGATTTCCGCCGTCGTTGTGGTCGCGGTTGCCGCCGCCTGGCTGATGCCGGGTCGCAGCAAGGCGCCGACCACCGGTGCTCCGGCCAATGAACAGGCGCAACTGCCATTGGGTCAGGGCGCCGCGAACGGCGCCAATCCATCCGTCGAGTTCGCTGGCAACACCCAGCCGATGCCGCTGCCTTTGGTCGGCAACTCGCAGCCGGTCATGCGTGGCCCGCTGGCCGAAGCCGCCGGTGGTATCACCGAAGGCGACGACGGCGTGCCGCTGGAAGGCTCCAGCGATACTCCGCCAACCGTAACCACCTCCGCGCCGCCTGCGGGCGTTCCGGCCGGTCCTGCGCCGACACCGGTTCCGACCCCTGCGGCCAAGCCGGCACCAACCCCGGCTCCGACGCAGATCGCCACGGCCAAGCCTGCTCCGGCCACGCCAGCGCCAGCTGCGAAACCGGCTCCTGCTCCGGCCAAGCCTGCCGACAAGCCCGTTACCGTGGCCAAGGCTGCCGGTGGCAGCTGGTACGCCGGTCAGCCGACCAGCAACTATGTCGTGCAGATCCTCGGCACCAGCTCGGAGACCGCCGCGCAGAACTTCGTCAAGGAGCAGGGCGGCGAGTACCGTTATTTCAAGAAAGTCCTCAACGGCAAGCCGCTTTACGTGATCACCTACGGCAACTTTGCCAATCGTGATGCGGCCGTTTCTGCCATCAAGGCCTTGCCAGCGAAGGTTCAGGCTGGTAAACCTTGGCCTCGCACTGTCGCCAGCGTCCAACAGGAACTGGCAACAACTCGCTGA
- a CDS encoding beta-ketoacyl-ACP synthase: protein MKRVVVTGMAGITSLGSDWPTIAGNFAANRSGIRRMDEWDRFTELNTRLAGPIDDFLVPSHWTRKQLRSMGRVSRLAVGAAEKALADAGLLGDESIKDGRMGVACGSSTGSTDEIKAFGNMLLNSVAEGLNANSYVRMMPHTTAANISIFFGLTGRLIPTSSACTSGSQGIGYAYEAIKFGRLPLMLAGGAEELCPTEAMVFDALYATSLKNDAPQTSPRPYDKGRDGLVIGEGGGMLVLEELEHALARGAHIHAEIVGFGSNADGQHTTRPEQLTMRRAMELALEDAGLTPDAIGYVNGHGTATEQGDIAETLATSSLFGEHMPISSQKSFLGHTLGACGALESWFSIEMLNSDRYVHTFNLDEVDPHCGKLDYLRGEFRQMHHDYVMNNNFAFGGVNTSLIFRRWA from the coding sequence ATGAAGCGCGTCGTCGTCACCGGCATGGCCGGCATCACCTCGCTGGGCAGCGATTGGCCGACCATTGCCGGCAATTTCGCAGCCAATCGCAGCGGCATTCGCCGCATGGACGAGTGGGATCGCTTCACTGAGCTCAATACGCGTCTGGCCGGGCCCATCGATGATTTTCTCGTGCCGTCGCACTGGACCCGCAAGCAACTGCGCAGCATGGGCCGGGTTTCGCGACTGGCGGTCGGCGCAGCAGAAAAGGCTCTGGCCGATGCTGGCCTGCTCGGTGACGAATCGATCAAGGACGGGCGCATGGGCGTCGCTTGTGGTTCGTCTACCGGCAGCACTGACGAAATCAAAGCGTTCGGCAACATGCTGCTCAACTCGGTGGCCGAGGGGCTGAACGCCAACTCCTATGTGCGGATGATGCCGCACACCACCGCCGCCAATATCAGCATTTTCTTCGGCCTCACCGGCCGCCTGATTCCGACGTCCAGCGCCTGCACCAGCGGCAGCCAGGGCATCGGCTACGCCTATGAGGCAATCAAGTTCGGCCGCCTGCCGTTGATGCTCGCCGGCGGTGCCGAAGAACTGTGTCCGACCGAAGCCATGGTGTTCGACGCGCTCTACGCCACCAGCCTGAAAAATGATGCACCACAGACCAGCCCACGCCCGTACGACAAGGGCCGCGACGGTCTGGTGATTGGTGAAGGTGGCGGCATGCTCGTGCTTGAGGAGCTGGAACACGCCCTCGCTCGTGGCGCGCACATTCACGCGGAAATCGTCGGTTTCGGCAGCAACGCCGACGGCCAGCACACCACCCGCCCGGAACAGCTCACGATGCGCCGCGCCATGGAGCTGGCCCTGGAAGATGCCGGCCTCACCCCGGACGCCATCGGCTATGTGAACGGCCACGGCACCGCGACTGAACAGGGCGACATCGCCGAAACCCTGGCCACCAGCAGCCTGTTCGGTGAGCACATGCCGATCAGCTCGCAGAAGAGTTTTCTCGGCCACACCCTCGGTGCCTGCGGTGCGCTGGAGTCATGGTTCAGCATCGAGATGCTCAACAGCGACCGTTACGTGCACACCTTCAACCTCGACGAGGTCGACCCGCACTGCGGCAAGCTCGATTACCTGCGCGGCGAGTTTCGTCAGATGCATCACGACTACGTGATGAACAACAATTTCGCTTTCGGCGGCGTCAACACTTCGTTGATATTCCGCCGCTGGGCATAA